A window of Blautia argi genomic DNA:
CTGTGCCTTCTGCTGCCTTTTGGGCAGCTTTGATGCCGTCTGTGGTGTCGTGGTCTGTAAGGGCAAAGGCGGCAAGTTTCTTTTCAAGCGCATAGGCAACCAGCTCCTCAGGGGAAAAGGTGCCGTCTGAAACAGAAGAATGTACATGCAAATCAATCAGCTTTTCCATAAAAACCTCCCGTAGATTTTATTTAAAAAACAAAAAATGGGAAACACTCAACTGAGTATTTCCCAAAAAACAGTTCGTACGGGAATCGAACCCGTGTTTCCGCCGTGAGAGGGCGGCGTCTTAACCGCTTGACCAACGAACCTTACTTGCCTATAATACAGTATATGTATGAGAATGTCAACACTTTTTTGAAAAAAATAAAAAAAATTAAAAAACCAACTTGACATACAGAACAGATGTTCACTATAATAAATAAAAGAACCGGGAAAAAGGGTTTGAAAATACCGGAAAAATGAGATATGATACAGAAGTCTTTACAAAAAGAAAGGTGATGACAATATGGAATGGGAATTTGCAGTTTTGGATATGCTGCAAAATATACAAAATCCGGTGCTTACGAAAATTATGGCATTTACTACCATGCTGGGAGAAGCAGGCTGGTTCTGGATTCTGTTGGGCATGGTGCTTCTTTGCACAAAGAAATTCCGTCCCTGCGGAATTGCGGTATTGCTTGCATTGGTACTGGATTTTATTCTGGCAAATGTAATTTTAAAGCCTCTGGTTGCCCGTCCCAGACCCTGCTGGATAAAGGATACGGTAGAGCTTCTGGTGCGGGTTCCAAAGGATTATTCTTTCCCCTCCGGGCATACCATGGCTTCTTTTGCAGCAGCAGGCGCTCTGCTTCTGACGAACCGGCGGCTTGGAATCTGTAGCTTGATTCTGGCAGTTCTCATGGGAATCTCCAGGTTGTATTTTTACGTACATTTCCCTACAGATGTGCTTGCAGGTATGATATTGGGAATTTTCTGTGGTTTTGCAGGGGTGTATCTGATGAAAAGGATACCGGTTAAGGAGAAATAAAAAAGAAAGGTTAAGGAAAATGGCGAAAAAGAATACTTATGATGCCAGCAGTATTACAGTGCTGGAAGGACTGGAAGCGGTGCGTAAACGCCCTGGTATGTATATCGGAAGTGTGTCCCGCAAGGGTCTGAATCATTTGATTTATGAAATTGTGGATAATGCAGTAGACGAGCATCTGGCCGGCTTTTGCAAAAATATTCGGGTGATTCTGGAGGCGGACGGGTCTGCCACTATAGAGGACGATGGAAGAGGAATCCCGGTGGGTATGCATGAAAAGGGAATGTCAGCCGAGCGTCTGGTTTTTACCACCCTGCATGCAGGCGGAAAGTTTGATGATTCTGTCTATAAAACAAGCGGCGGACTGCATGGAGTTGGTTCTTCAGTAGTAAACGCTCTGTCTGAGTATCTGGATATTAAAATCAGCACCGGAGGGTATGTACATCATGACCACTATGAGCGTGGTGTGCCTACCATTGAGCTGGAGGACGGACTGCTTCCAAAGCTGGGAAGAACAAAGGCTACAGGAACCCTGGTGAATTTTTTGCCTGATGCGGAAATTTTTGAGAAAACCAGATTTTCTTCCACGGAGGTCAAGAGTCGTCTTCATGAAACCTCGTATCTGAATCCGGAGCTTACCATTGTGTTTGAGGATAAGCGGGGAGAAGTCCCTGAAAAAATCGTGTATCATGAGCCAGAGGGGATTGTGGGATTTATTCGGGATTTGAATAAAAAGAGCGAGGTAGTCCATGAGCCTGTTTATTTTAAAGGGGAGTGCGATGGCATTACCGTAGAGGCAGCTTTTCAGTATGTCAATGAATTTCGGGAAAATGTGCTGGGATTTTGTAACAATATTTATAACTCTGAGGGAGGTACCCACCTTACAGGTTTTAAGACCACTTTTACCTCTGTGATGAATACTTATGCCAGAGAATTGGGAATTTTAAAGGAAAAGGATTCCAACTTTACAGGAGCTGATGTGCGTAATGGTATGACTGCGGTGGTATCTATTAAGCACCCTGCGCCCCGATTTGAGGGACAGACTAAGACAAAACTGGATAACCAGGACGCTGCAAAGGCCACAGGAAAGGTAACGGGAGAGGAGATTGTCCTGTATTTTGACAGAAATCTGGACGTTTTAAAGAGTGTGCTTGCCTGTGCTGAGAAATCTGCGAAAATCAGAAAAACAGAGGAAAAAGCAAAGACCAATCTTCTGACAAAGCAGAAATATTCTTTTGATTCCAACGGAAAGCTGTCAAACTGTGAAAAAAGAGATCCTTCTTTATGCGAAATTTTCATTGTAGAGGGAGATTCCGCAGGGGGCAGTGCCAAGACAGCCAGAGATAGGAGCTTTCAGGCAATTTTGCCTATCCGGGGAAAAATTTTAAATGTGGAGAAGGCAACCATTGACAAGGTGCTTGCCAATGCGGAGATTAAAACCATGATTAATGCTTTTGGCTGCGGCTTTTCCGAGGGCTATGGCAATGATTTTGATATTACAAAGTTACGCTATGACAAGATTATTATTATGGCAGATGCAGACGTGGACGGAGCTCATATTTCCACGCTTTTGCTGACCCTGTTTTATCGTTTTATGCCAGAGCTTATTTATGAAGGGCATGTATATATTGCCATGCCACCCCTTTATAAGGCTATGCCTTCAAAGGGCAAGGAAGAATACCTTTATGATGACAAGGCGTTAGAGCATTACAGGAAAAAACATAAAGGTCCCTTTACCCTGCAAAGATACAAGGGTCTGGGAGAAATGGACGCAGAGCAACTCTGGGAAACCACCTTAAATCCGGAAACCCGTATGCTGCGTCTGGTGGAAATCGAAGATGCCAGAATGGCGTCAGAGGTTACAGAGGTGCTTATGGGAACAGAGGTGCCGCCGCGTAAGGCATTTATTTATGAGCATGCCCGTGATGCGGAATTAGATATATAGGAGATACAGTATGGCGAAGAATCAGGATAATATTATCAGAACCGAGTATTCGGAAATTATGCAGAAGTCATATATTGACTATGCAATGAGCGTTATTATAGCCCGTGCCCTGCCGGACGTCAGGGACGGCTTAAAGCCTGTGCAAAGAAGGACGCTGTATGATATGTATGAGCTGGGTATCCGCTATGACCGTCCATACAGAAAATGCGCCCGCATTGTGGGAGATACTATGGGTAAGTATCATCCACATGGGGACAGCTCTATTTATGAAGCTCTGGTGGTTATGGCGCAGGAGTTTAAAAAGGGACAGCCTTTGGTAGACGGTCATGGAAACTTTGGCTCCATTGAAGGCGACGGCGCGGCTGCTATGCGATATACAGAGGCAAGACTGCAGAAAATCACCCAGGAGGTATACCTGGGGGATCTGGATAAGAACGTAGTGGATTTTGTTTCCAACTTTGACGAAACAGAGAAGGAGCCGGAGGTGCTTCCTGTGCGCGTTCCCAATTTGCTGGTAAACGGTGCAGATGGCATTGCGGTAGGAATGGCAACCAGCATTCCGCCTCACAATCTGGGCGAGGTACTGGACGGTGTGATTGCCTATATGAAGAACAATGAAATTACTACAGAGGAGCTGATGCAGTACATCAAGGGTCCGGATTTTCCAACCGGGGGTATTGTGGTTAATAAAGACGATTTGCTGTCCATATATGAAAGCGGAACTGGAAAAATCAGAATCCGGGGAAAGGTAGAGGTAGAAAAAGGGAAAAACGGAAAAAGTCTGCTGGTGATCACAGAAATCCCTTATACCATGATTGGCGCTAATATCGGAAAATTTCTAAATGATGTGGCAGCACTCAGTGAAACAAAGAAAACTACAGATATTGCGGATATTTCCAACCAGTCTTCCAAGGAAGGCATTCGCATTGTGCTGGAGTTGAAAAAGGGAGCAGACATTGAAAATCTGAAGAATATGCTGTATAAGAAAACACGGCTTGAGGATACCTTTGGCGTCAACATGCTGGCAGTGGCACAGGGAAGACCGGAAACACTGGGCTTAAAACAGATTATTGAGCATCATGTGGATTTCCAGTTTGAGGTGGCAACCAGAAAGTACAGCAGTCTTTTGAAAAAAGAAAAAGAAAATCAGGAAATTCAGGAAGGTCTGATTCAGGCCTGTGATGTCATTGACCTGATTATTGAGATTTTAAGAGGCAGTAAAAGCAGGGAGCAGGTAAAAAACTGCCTCATAAGCGGTATGACAGAGGGAATCCGTTTTAAGACAAAGACCAGTGAGCGTCAGGCAAAGAAGCTGCGCTTTACAGAGCGTCAAGCAGGGGCAATTCTGGACATGCGTCTTTATAAACTCATAGGTCTGGAAATGGAAACCCTCATGGCAGAACACGCGGAAACCTTGAAAAAAATTGCCAGATATGAGGATATTTTGAATCATTACGATTCCATGGCAGAGGTGATTATCACGGAACTGAAGCAGATAAAAAAGGAATATGCAAGAGATAGACGGACGGCTGTGGAAAATGCGGCAGAGGCTGTATATGAGGAAAAGAAAATTGAGGAAACGGAAGTGGTATTTCTGATGGATCGCTTTGGCTATGTGCGTACCATAGACAAGGGAACCTATGAGCGCAATAAGGAAACCGCAGACAGTGAAAATAAATATGTCTTTTCCTGTATGAACACAGATAAAATCTGTCTGTTCACAGACTCAGGGCGTATGCATCTGGTAAAAGTGCTGGATTTGCCTTACGGAAAGCTGCGGGATAAAGGAACTCCGGTAGACAATGTGAGCAATTATGACAGCAGCACAGAACAGCTTGTCTTTGTAGGAGCCCAGACAGCGTTAAAGTGTGCGAAGATTTGCTTTGCCACAGCAAAGGGTATGGTAAAGCTGGTAGACGGCGCAGAATTTGATGTGGCAAAGAGAACCATTGTTGCCACCAAGCTCAGTGAGGGCGATAAGGTGGTTCTGGTACAGAATGCAGATCCTATGGAATATATGGTGCTTCAGACAAAGAAGGGATTTTTCCTGAAATTCTTAAAAGAAGAAATACCGGAAAAGAAGAAAAATGCTCTGGGTGTCAGAGGAATCCGTATGGACGACAAGGACGAGCTTTCTCATGCTTATATGCTGGAGAGCAGAACAGATTATGAGATTGTCTATAAGGAAAAGCAGATGATACTGAATAAGCTGAAGCTGGCAAAACGGGATACAAAGGGTACGAAGGTGCGTGTCTGAGTTGTGGCAGAAAGAAAAGAGGTGCGGTTTGAAAAAGAAAAAAGACGGTAGAGGTGTGCTTCTTGCTATGGTGTTATTGTTCGCAGTCCTGGCAGGCTGTAGTAAAGACAATCCAGAGGAAGTCTTTTTCTCTGAGGGCGGACAGGCAGAAGCTGAGATTTCAAAAGCTGAGGCAGCAAAAGAAATCCTTCCGGAAAAGAAGCTGGAAGAATCAGAGGAAGAGCTTTTTTACGGATATCAGTCTTTAAATACAGAGGAGCAGCAGGTATATCGGCAGTTGATTCAGGGAATGGAGAGCTTTCAGGAGGAAATCAGACTGTCCCCTGTAACAGAGGAACAACTGTCTGCCATTGCGAATCTGGTGATGATAGACCACCCGGAATATTTCTGGACAGACGGCGCCTTTGAGTATTGGAAGGAGGAATATCCGGACGGCTCTGTAAAGGGAATGCGAGTTTCTCCCAACTATCTGGTAAACAGACAGGAGGCAGAAGAGATAGGGCGGCAGATAGAGGCGCAGGCAGAAGCCTGGATAGGAGAGATACCTGCTGACACAGATACCTATGGGAAGATAAAAGCCGTGTACGAGCTGCTGATTCGGAATGTGGAATATGAGGAAACAAGTCCTGATAATCAGAATATACGCAGCGTTTTTCTGGGAAAAAGCACGGTATGTATGGGCTATGCAAAGGCAACTCAGTATCTGCTGAATAAAATGGGAATTTTCTGCACACTGGTAACAGGAGAGATTACAGAAGGAACCAGTTCCAGACATGCATGGAATCTGGTGAAAATAGGAGAAAACTATTATTATGTGGACACAACCTGGGGAAATCCTCGCTACGATGCCCAGACAGCTACAGAGATTGACGTGTATTACAGCTATCTGTGCTGTACAGAGGAATTTCTGGGACGGACACATCGGGCAAATGACGATATTCCTCTTCCGGTCTGTGATGATGACCGCTATAATTACTACAAAAATGCAGGCTGCTGGTATGAAACCTATGACCCTGAACAGATTCGGCAGGTTTTGACTCAGGACGTCAACGCAGGCAGACAAAAAACAGAACTGTATTTTGCAAGGCAGGAGGATTATGACAGGGCAGTGCAGGATTTGGTAAACGGCTCTTTGGTAAAAGAGGCCATGCAGAATACCTCTGTGCTGCAGCCAGGACAGGGTATTTCGTGGAATATCTATTCTGGCGGTCAGGACAGGCTTTTGGTTTTGGTGTGGAGACCATAAAGGCAGGGAATTTCAGCGTCTGCTTCGGGGAGCAGGGTCGCCCTGTCAAAAAAGCACTTGCAAGTTCCTGTAATTAGTGTTATCCTAATAGAGAACTAGATAATAACGATAGCATAAGAGTGGACCAGTCGGTCCACTCTTATCATTTGCGCGGGCAACCGACTAAAGTGCGTGTCTGCACGGAGGAAGAAGCGCAGAAGACAAGCGGAAGGAGGGTGAAAGCATGAGCAAAAAAGAAGTATACGAACAGAAGGCAGAGGCATTGATTGAGCCCATTGTAGCTGCCCATGGTTTTGAACTGGTAGATGTGGAGTATGTAAAAGAAGGCAGTAATTTTTATCTGAGGGCTTATATTGACAAACCCCAGGGAATTACTGTAGAAGACTGTGAGGTTGTAAGCAGAGCCTTTTCCGAAAAGCTGGACGAAGAAGATTTTATCGAGGACGCCTATATTATGGAGGTCAGTTCTCCGGGGCTGGGAAGACCTTTGAAAAAGGAAAAAGATTATAAACGAAGCATGGGAAAGGAACTGGAAATCAGAACCTACCGCGCAGTAAACAGAGAAAAGGAATTTTATGGGATTTTAACAGCATACGATGAAAACAGTGTGACCATTGACTGCAAAGGAGAGGAAAAGACCTTCCAGAAGTCAGATATTGCACTGATACGGCTTGCTTTTGATTTTTAAAAACCATAGAACCATAGAGATTTTAGGAGGAAGTAAAAAATGAACACAGAATTATTGGAAGCGCTGAATATTCTGGAAAAAGAAAAATCCATCAGTAAAGATACGTTACTGGAAGCGATTGAGCAGTCTTTGCTTCAGGCATGCAAAAACCATTTCGGAAAGGCAGACAACATCAAGGTTAATATCAATCATGAGACCTGTGATTTCAGTGTGTTTGCAGAAAAAACCGTAGTGGAGGAGGTTTTGGACCCTGTAACAGAAATCAGCCTCGCAGATGCCAAAATGATGCATTCCCAGTATGCTCTGGGCGATGTGGTAAATGTGGAGGTAAAATCAAAGGAATTTGGCCGTATTGCCACACAGAATGCCAAGAACGTGATTCTGCAGAAAATCCGTGAAGAGGAAAGAAAAGTTATCTTCAATGAATATTACGGAAAAGAAAGAGATATTGTAACCGGTATTGTGCAGAGAAGCATGGGCAGAAATTACAGCATTAACCTGGGTAAGGCAGATGCAGTCCTGACAGAAAACGAGCAGGTGAAAACAGAGGTGTTCCAGCCTACAGAGAGGATCAAACTGTATATTCTGGAGGTGAAGGATACACCAAAGGGACCGAAGATTCTGGTATCCAGAACACACCCGGAACTTGTAAAACGTCTGTTTGAGGCAGAGGTTACAGAAGTAAAGGACGGTACTGTGGAAATTAAGAGTATTGCCAGAGAAGCAGGATCCCGTACCAAGATTGCTGTATGGAGCAACGATCCGGACGTAGATCCGGTAGGTGCATGCGTGGGTATGAACGGTGCAAGAGTAAATTCTATTGTAGAGGAATTAAGAGGAGAAAAAATTGATATTATCAACTGGAGCGACAATCCGGCGCTTCTCATTGAAAATGCGTTAAGCCCGGCAAAGGTTATTTCTGTTATGGCAGATCCGGAAGAAAAAACCGCTATGGTGATTGTACCGGATTTTCAACTTTCCCTTGCCATTGGTAAGGAAGGTCAGAATGCCAGACTGGCAGCCAGACTGACTGGATTTAAGATTGATATTAAGAGTGAAACACAGGCAAGAGAAGCAGGAGATTTCCAGTATTACGAAAATGAGGAAGGGGAAGAAGCAGCTGAGGAAACACAGGAGCTGACCCCGGATTACAGCGAAGAGGCTGCAGAGGAGTATGCTTGCGAGGAAACAGAGGAAGCATATGAGGACGCAGAAGAATCAGAAGAGTAAGGTGGAGCTATGAGTACAGTACGGAAAATTCCCATGCGTAAATGTGTAGGCTGCGGTGAGATGAAAAGCAAAAAAGAGCTGCTTCGTGTGCTGAAAACCACAGACGAGGAGATTGTGCTGGACACCACAGGCCGCAAAAATGGACGGGGCGCATATTTGTGCTTTGATAAGAATTGTCTGGAAAAAGCCATGAAAAACAAGGGGCTTGAGCGGTCTTTAAAAACAGCCATACCAAAAGAAGTATATGAAAGCCTGACAAAGGAGTTTGAGAAACTTGAACATGCGTAAGGAACTGTCCCTTCTGGGACTTGCGGCAAAAGCCGGAAAAATTGTCAGCGGAGAATTTGCCACAGAAAACGCCGTGAAAGCAGGCAAGGCGTTTCTGGTGCTTACTGCAGAGGACGCCTCTGACAATACAAAGAAAAAATTCAGAGATATGTGTACGTTTTATCAGGTACCTTTTTACAGTATCGGAACAAAGGAGGAATTGGGAATCGCCATAGGAAAGGAATATCGGGCGTCATTGGCGCTGACTGATGAGAATTTTGCTGTGGCAACGGTGAAAAAACTGGAAAAAACAGGACTTTAACAGTGAAAAGGAGGGCAATATATGTCAGTCAGGGTTTATGAACTCGCAAAAGAGTTAAACAAAAGCAATAAGGAGATTTTAGATTTTCTGAAATCCAAAAATATAGAGTTAAAGAGCCATATGAGCAATGTGGAAGCTTCCCAGGCAGATATGGTAAGAGCAAATTACAGAAAGGGAAATCTCTCTTCAGCAGGTGGAGATGCTGCAAAGCAGGAAGGTGGCGAAAAGCCCAAGAAGAAAATTATTCAGGTGTTCCGCCCTCAGAACGCCAGTCATGTGCCGGAGCGCAGACAGAAATCCCAGCGCCAGGCAAACGACGGCCAGGAACAGAGAAATAATGAGAAGCGTCAGAATAACCGGCAGGGAGAAAACAGAGGTACACAGGAATCCATGAAACAGGAGAACAACAGAAATAACCGTTCAAATAATAACCGCAGCAGCAATAACAGCCGTTATAATGGAAACAGCAATGGGGAAAACCGTTCCAACAACAGAAATAATGGGGAGAACCGTTCTAATAACCGTTATAATGGAAATAATAACGGAGAACGCAACAACCGCTATAACGGAAACAATAACGGAGAGCGTTCCAACAACCGTTACAACGGAAACAACAATGGAGAGCGTTCTAACAACCGTTACAATGGAAACAATAACGGAGAGCGTTCCAACAACCGTTACAATGGAAACAACAATGGAGAGCGTTCCAACAACCGTTACAACGGAAACAACAATGGAGAGCGTTCCAATAGCCGTTACAATGGAAACAACAACGGAGAGCGTTCCAATAACCGTTTCGGTGGAAACAACAATCGCGGTGGAGATGGAAGAAGAGATCAGGGCGGAAAGTTCGATACACCGAAGCTGGAGTTTGTGGAAAAGGACAGCCGTAAAGCAAACAGAGAAAATAAGAAAAAAGATAATAAGAGAGATGAATATCAGAATCAGAGCAAACGTCCAAATCAGGGCGGCCGCCGTCAGACTCAGAGAATTCCAAAGGCTATGCAGCTTCAGAAGCCGGTGACACATGCCAAGGAAGAAAAGAGAGAGGAAGTAAAGGAAATTACACTTCCGGAAAAAATGACTATTCGCGAGCTGGCTGAAAAGATGAAAATGCAGCCGTCCGTAATTGTGAAAAAGCTGTTCATGGAAGGAATTATGGTTACTGTAAACCATGAGATCGACTTTGAAAAGGCTCAGGAAATTGCACTGGATTATGATATCATTGCAGAACAGGAAGAAAAGGTAGATGTCATTGAAGAACTCTTAAAGGAGGAAGAAGAGGAAGAAAGCACCTTAGTTGCAAGACCTCCGGTTGTCTGTGTTATGGGACACGTTGACCATGGTAAAACTTCACTTCTGGACTGCATCAGAAAGACACATGTTACAGACAGAGAGGCAGGCGGTATTACACAGCACATTGGCGCTTATATGGTAAGCGTAGAGGGACAGAAGATTACCTTCCTGGATACACCGGGACATGAAGCGTTTACCGCTATGCGTATGCGCGGTGCCAATGCTACAGATATTGCCATTTTGGTGGTTGCGGCAGATGATGGCGTCATGCCTCAGACAGTAGAAGCCATTAACCATGCAAAAGCCGCAGGCGTGGAAATTATTGTTGCCATTAACAAGATTGATAAGCCAAGCGCAAACATTGAAAGAGTAAAACAGGAATTATCCGAGTATGAGCTGATTCCGGAAGACTGGGGTGGAAGCACTATCTTTGTACCCGTATCTGCACATACAGGTGAGGGAATTGATAACCTTCTGGAAATGATACTCCTTACTGCAGAGGTGGCAGAATTAAAGGCAAATCCAAACAGAAGAGCCAGAGGTCTTGTCATTGAGGCAGAGCTGGACAAAGGAAAAGGCCCTGTGGCAACCATTCTGGTACAGAAGGGTACTCTGCATGTAGGTGATTTTATTGCGGCAGGCGCAAGTTCAGGTAAAGTTCGTGCCATGATTGACGATAAGGGAAGAAAGGTAAAAGAAGCCGGTCCTTCCACACCAGTGGAAATCCTGGGTCTTAGCGATGTGCCAAATGCAGGAGAAATCCTGGTTGTAACAGAAAATGATAAAGAAGCCAAAAACTTTGCGGCAACCTTTGTTTCTGAAAATAAAAATCGTCTTCTGGAAGAAACAAAAGCAAAAATGTCCCTGGACGATTTATTCAGCCAGATTCAGGCAGGTAATCTGAAAGAGCTGCCGATTATCGTAAAAGCAGACGTACAGGGTTCTGTAGAAGCAGTAAAACAGAGTCTTGTGAAGCTTTCCAATGAAGAGGTTGTGGTAAAAGTTATCCACGGTGGTGTCGGCGCCATTACGGAATCTGACGTAACTCTTGCCAGCGCTTCCAATGCCATTATTATCGGCTTTAATGTGCGTCCGGACGCAACTGCAAAATCCGTTGCAGAGCAGGAGGGCGTAGACCTGCGCCTGTACCGTGTCATTTATCAGGCCATTGAGGACGTAGAAGCAGCTATGAAGGGTATGTTAGATCCTGTATTTGAAGAAAAGGTTATCGGACACGCAGAAGTGCGTCAGATTTTCAAAGCTTCTGGCGTGGGCAACATTGCAGGTTCCTATGTTCTGGACGGTGTGTTCCAGAGAAACTGCAAGGTTCGTATCAGCAGAGAGGGCGAGCAGATTTTTGAGGGCGCTCTGGCATCTCTGAAGCGTTTTAAAGATGATGTAAAAGAAGTAAAAGCAGGCTATGAATGTGGTCTGGTATTTGAAGACTTCAATGACATCAAGGAAGAAGACAAAGTGGAAGCATATATTATGGTGGAGGTTCCGAGATAAGCGGTAAGCAGCGAAAAGGAGGAAACCCTTCGCCGGAACAGGAAGTAGATTATGAGAAAAAACAGTATAAAAAATACCCGGGTAAATGCAGAAGTACAGCATGAGCTGGCAAATTTAATCCGGGAAGGAATCAAAGACCCGCGTATTCACCCAATGACTTCTGTGACAGCGGTAGAGGTAGCGCCGGATTTGAAAACCTGCAGAGCCTATATCAGTGTTCTGGGAAATGAGGAAGCAAAGGAAAATACTATTGCAGGCTTAAAAAGTGCGGAAGGTTATATCCGCAGACAGCTTGCAAAGCGTATTAATCTTAGAAACACTCCTGAAATCCGTTTCATTCTGGACGAATCCATTGAATACGGAGTCACCATGTCAAAACTTATTGATGAGGTAACCGGAAGCGTGGGCAGACAGGAGGTTTTGGAAAATGGAGAAGATGATCAGTGAATTAAAGGGAATCCGCACAGCAGCCATTGCCGGACATGTACGTCCGGACGGTGACTGTGTGGGTGCCTGTATGGGGCTGTATTTATACCTGAAGGAAAATTATCCGGAAATCGAAACAGATATTTATCTGGAGGAGCCAAAGGAAAGTCTGCTGTTTCTACAGGGAACACAGAATATTCAGACCTCTTATACCGAAGAGAAGAGCTACGATGTGTTTTTTGTGCTGGATACCAGTGTGAAAAACCGTATGGGCGTCGCCCTGAAAGCTTTTGAATCTGCAAAAAAGACCATCTGTATTGATCATCATATCAGCAATAAGGGCTTTGCAGATGTCAATGTGATTGACCCGAATGCAAGCTCTGCTTCAGAGCTTTTGTATACGCTTTTGGAAAAGGAAAAGGTGACAAAGCCGGTGGCAGAGGCATTGTATACCGGAATTGCCAATGATACAGGAGTGTTTCAGTATTCCTGCACTTCTCCGAAAACTATGCGGATTGCAGCAGAATTAATGGAAACCGGAATTGCCTTTTCCAAAATTGTGGATAAATCTTTTTATGAAAAGACCTATGTACAGAATCAGATACTGGGCAGATGTCTGATGGAAAGCATTATGGTGCTGGATGGACAGTGTATCATCGGGGTTATCCGAAGAAAAGATATGGATTTTTACCATGTGGAGCCAAAGGATTTAGACGGCATTGTGCAGCAGCTTCGCGTAACAAAGGGCGTGGAGGTTGCCATGTTCCTCTATGAGCAGAAAGTACAGGAATTTAAGGTCAGCCTTCGTTCCAACGGGAAGGTGGACGTAAATGAGGTTGCCTCCTATTTCGGCGGCGGCGGTCATGTGCTGGCAGCAGGCTGTACCCTTCAGGGTTCTGCCTATGATGTAATCAACAATTTGCTGCGGGGTATAGAAAAACAGTTAGTAAAGAGTGAAACAGAATGATAAACGGAATTATCAATATTTATAAAGAAAAGGGATATACCTCTCATGATGTGGTGGCCAGGCTTCGGGGAATTGTGCACCAGAAAAAAATCGGACATACCGGGACTTTAGACCCGGACGCAGAAGGCGTGCTTCCGGTCTGCCTGGGAAAAGGAACCAAGCTTTGCTCCATGCTGACAGATAAGCGAAAAACCTATGAGGCTGTGCTTCATCTGGGCATTGAAACCGATACTCAGGATATTTCCGGAACCATAAAGCAGGAGTGTCCGGTTCAGGTGACAAAGGAAGAGGTGCGAGCCTGTGTGGAAGGCTTTGTGGGAAATCAGATGCAGATCCCGCCTATGTATTCCGCTTTAAAAGTAAAAGGGAAGAA
This region includes:
- a CDS encoding phosphatase PAP2 family protein; this encodes MEWEFAVLDMLQNIQNPVLTKIMAFTTMLGEAGWFWILLGMVLLCTKKFRPCGIAVLLALVLDFILANVILKPLVARPRPCWIKDTVELLVRVPKDYSFPSGHTMASFAAAGALLLTNRRLGICSLILAVLMGISRLYFYVHFPTDVLAGMILGIFCGFAGVYLMKRIPVKEK
- a CDS encoding DNA gyrase/topoisomerase IV subunit B is translated as MAKKNTYDASSITVLEGLEAVRKRPGMYIGSVSRKGLNHLIYEIVDNAVDEHLAGFCKNIRVILEADGSATIEDDGRGIPVGMHEKGMSAERLVFTTLHAGGKFDDSVYKTSGGLHGVGSSVVNALSEYLDIKISTGGYVHHDHYERGVPTIELEDGLLPKLGRTKATGTLVNFLPDAEIFEKTRFSSTEVKSRLHETSYLNPELTIVFEDKRGEVPEKIVYHEPEGIVGFIRDLNKKSEVVHEPVYFKGECDGITVEAAFQYVNEFRENVLGFCNNIYNSEGGTHLTGFKTTFTSVMNTYARELGILKEKDSNFTGADVRNGMTAVVSIKHPAPRFEGQTKTKLDNQDAAKATGKVTGEEIVLYFDRNLDVLKSVLACAEKSAKIRKTEEKAKTNLLTKQKYSFDSNGKLSNCEKRDPSLCEIFIVEGDSAGGSAKTARDRSFQAILPIRGKILNVEKATIDKVLANAEIKTMINAFGCGFSEGYGNDFDITKLRYDKIIIMADADVDGAHISTLLLTLFYRFMPELIYEGHVYIAMPPLYKAMPSKGKEEYLYDDKALEHYRKKHKGPFTLQRYKGLGEMDAEQLWETTLNPETRMLRLVEIEDARMASEVTEVLMGTEVPPRKAFIYEHARDAELDI
- a CDS encoding DNA gyrase/topoisomerase IV subunit A; translation: MAKNQDNIIRTEYSEIMQKSYIDYAMSVIIARALPDVRDGLKPVQRRTLYDMYELGIRYDRPYRKCARIVGDTMGKYHPHGDSSIYEALVVMAQEFKKGQPLVDGHGNFGSIEGDGAAAMRYTEARLQKITQEVYLGDLDKNVVDFVSNFDETEKEPEVLPVRVPNLLVNGADGIAVGMATSIPPHNLGEVLDGVIAYMKNNEITTEELMQYIKGPDFPTGGIVVNKDDLLSIYESGTGKIRIRGKVEVEKGKNGKSLLVITEIPYTMIGANIGKFLNDVAALSETKKTTDIADISNQSSKEGIRIVLELKKGADIENLKNMLYKKTRLEDTFGVNMLAVAQGRPETLGLKQIIEHHVDFQFEVATRKYSSLLKKEKENQEIQEGLIQACDVIDLIIEILRGSKSREQVKNCLISGMTEGIRFKTKTSERQAKKLRFTERQAGAILDMRLYKLIGLEMETLMAEHAETLKKIARYEDILNHYDSMAEVIITELKQIKKEYARDRRTAVENAAEAVYEEKKIEETEVVFLMDRFGYVRTIDKGTYERNKETADSENKYVFSCMNTDKICLFTDSGRMHLVKVLDLPYGKLRDKGTPVDNVSNYDSSTEQLVFVGAQTALKCAKICFATAKGMVKLVDGAEFDVAKRTIVATKLSEGDKVVLVQNADPMEYMVLQTKKGFFLKFLKEEIPEKKKNALGVRGIRMDDKDELSHAYMLESRTDYEIVYKEKQMILNKLKLAKRDTKGTKVRV
- a CDS encoding transglutaminase domain-containing protein encodes the protein MKKKKDGRGVLLAMVLLFAVLAGCSKDNPEEVFFSEGGQAEAEISKAEAAKEILPEKKLEESEEELFYGYQSLNTEEQQVYRQLIQGMESFQEEIRLSPVTEEQLSAIANLVMIDHPEYFWTDGAFEYWKEEYPDGSVKGMRVSPNYLVNRQEAEEIGRQIEAQAEAWIGEIPADTDTYGKIKAVYELLIRNVEYEETSPDNQNIRSVFLGKSTVCMGYAKATQYLLNKMGIFCTLVTGEITEGTSSRHAWNLVKIGENYYYVDTTWGNPRYDAQTATEIDVYYSYLCCTEEFLGRTHRANDDIPLPVCDDDRYNYYKNAGCWYETYDPEQIRQVLTQDVNAGRQKTELYFARQEDYDRAVQDLVNGSLVKEAMQNTSVLQPGQGISWNIYSGGQDRLLVLVWRP
- a CDS encoding ribosome maturation factor RimP, which codes for MSKKEVYEQKAEALIEPIVAAHGFELVDVEYVKEGSNFYLRAYIDKPQGITVEDCEVVSRAFSEKLDEEDFIEDAYIMEVSSPGLGRPLKKEKDYKRSMGKELEIRTYRAVNREKEFYGILTAYDENSVTIDCKGEEKTFQKSDIALIRLAFDF